From Quercus lobata isolate SW786 chromosome 1, ValleyOak3.0 Primary Assembly, whole genome shotgun sequence, one genomic window encodes:
- the LOC115995036 gene encoding AT-hook motif nuclear-localized protein 17-like, translating to MIVNFTSSSPHLQNPFSHPFHQVPTDSQTQHQHSEDDESRSSDGGPTSALKPKHDVDGALIEVVWWPRGHLPDSKNKPMSPYILEVPGGNDVVEAISKFCHRKNTNLCVLTASRTVANVTLRQLSTTLGTTVTFHSRFDMLSVSATFLTTSFPPIPNGFTISLSGPQGQIVEGLIAEALIAARTVYIVATSFNNPKSSLVHATFSVSQVYYARLSIAYVAFFLFF from the exons ATGATAGTAAATTTCACATCATCATCTCCACATCTCCAAAACCCATTTTCTCACCCTTTCCACCAAGTCCCCACCGACTCCCAAACCcaacatc agcACTCCGAAGACGATGAGAGCCGAAGCAGTGATGGTGGGCCCACATCGGCCCTAAAGCCCAAACATGACGTTGATGGAGCTTTAATCGAAGTGGTTTGGTGGCCCCGAGGCCACCTGCCCGATTCCAAAAACAAGCCCATGAGCCCGTACATTCTCGAAGTCCCAGGCGGAAACGATGTCGTCGAGGCGATCTCGAAGTTCTGTCACCGCAAAAACACCAATCTCTGCGTCCTAACAGCTTCAAGAACTGTCGCCAATGTCACGTTACGTCAGCTGTCAACCACTCTCGGCACCACCGTTACTTTTCACAGCCGCTTCGACATGTTATCGGTCTCTGCCACCTTCCTAACAACGTCATTTCCTCCAATCCCAAACGGGTTCACCATCTCCCTCTCTGGCCCACAGGGCCAGATCGTCGAAGGACTCATCGCCGAAGCTTTAATCGCCGCCAGAACTGTCTACATTGTAGCTACCTCGTTCAACAACCCCAAGTCGAGTTTGGTACACGCAACTTTCAGTGTAAGTCAAGTTTATTATGCTCGACTTTCAATAGCCTATGTGgcctttttcctctttttttaa